In Papaver somniferum cultivar HN1 chromosome 1, ASM357369v1, whole genome shotgun sequence, a genomic segment contains:
- the LOC113286663 gene encoding pentatricopeptide repeat-containing protein At3g49730-like, producing MQRLSASSSKTHLCNQNYKLILSSFSLIDNHNLIPNPPAYQSHHFSSKPQHFSTSSQNLTKDSTFSSHDNNRETPRFSFLENKPNFQKPHNSDSYTADAEKVYNILRKFHTRVPKLELALNESNVVVCSTLVEKVLRRCGDAGNLGYRFFSWASKQPGYTPSYEVYKSMIKVLGKMKQFGAVWALIDEMRRDNPHLLTSDAFIVLMRRFASSRMVAKAVQVLDEMPKYGCEPDEYVFGCLLDALCKNGNVKEAASLFEDMRVRFKPDIRHFTSLLYGWCKLGKLMEAKFVLVQMREAGFEPDLVVYNNLLSGYAMAGKMQDAFDLISEMKRKGCEPNANSYTILIQALCGKERMDEAMLVFVEMKKCGCNADVVTYTTLISGFCKWGKIEKSYELLDSMLKEGCQPNQMTYLHILLAHEKKEELEECFELVKEMKKIGIAPDLSTYNTLIRLACKLGEIDESVRAWNEMEANGLSPGLDSFTIMIHGFISQNCLVEACGYFKEMVGRGLFSSPHYGTLKELLNPLLRAQKIEMAKDIWSCILGKGCDLNVPAWTIWIHALFVNGNVKEACSYCLDMMDTGVMPQPDTFAKLIRGLNKLYNREIAAEITQKVRKMAEDRGMTFKMYKRRGERDLKEKLKAKTDGDGRKRRARKRQWGPRQGRPQAGVL from the coding sequence ATGCAGAGACTTTCGGCGTCTTCTTCAAAAACCCATCTCTGCAATCAAAATTACAAACTCATATTATCTTCGTTCAGTCTAATTGACAATCATAATCTCATTCCTAACCCTCCTGCATACCAATCTcaccatttttcatcaaaaccCCAACATTTCTCCACTTCTTCTCAAAACCTCACTAAGGACTCAACTTTTTCGTCGCATGATAACAATCGAGAGACCCCAAGATTCAGTTTTCTTGAAAACAAGCCAAACTTTCAAAAACCGCACAACTCTGATTCATACACTGCAGATGCAGAAAAGGTATATAACATTCTAAGGAAATTTCATACTAGAGTACCAAAACTAGAACTAGCTTTGAATGAATCTAATGTTGTTgtttgttccacattagttgaaAAGGTATTACGTAGATGTGGTGATGCTGGTAACTTAGGGTATAGATTCTTTTCATGGGCATCAAAACAACCTGGTTATACACCTAGTTATGAAGTATATAAATCTATGATTAAGGTTTTAGGTAAAATGAAACAATTTGGTGCAGTTTGGGCTTTAATTGATGAAATGAGGAGGGATAATCCTCATTTGCTTACTAGTGATGCATTTATTGTGTTGATGAGAAGATTTGCGTCTTCAAGAATGGTGGCAAAAGCGGTTCAGGTACTTGATGAAATGCCTAAGTATGGTTGTGAACCTGATGAATATGTTTTTGGTTGTTTGTTGGATGCGTTGTGTAAGAATGGAAATGTTAAAGAAGCTGCTTCGTTGTTTGAAGATATGAGAGTTAGGTTTAAACCTGATATTAGACATTTTACGTCGTTGTTGTATGGGTGGTGTAAATTGGGGAAGTTGATGGAAGCTAAGTTTGTTTTGGTTCAAATGAGAGAAGCTGGTTTTGAACCGGATTTAGTGGTTTATAATAATCTTCTTAGTGGGTATGCGATGGCGGGGAAAATGCAAGATGCATTTGATCTTATCAGTGAGATGAAGAGGAAGGGGTGTGAGCCGAATGCGAATTCGTATACTATATTGATTCAGGCTCTTTGTGGTAAAGAGAGAATGGATGAAGCAATGTTGGTTTTTGTTGAGATGAAGAAATGTGGTTGTAATGCTGATGTGGTTACGTATACTACTTTGATAAGTGGGTTTTGCAAATGGGGGAAGATTGAAAAGAGTTATGAGCTTTTAGATAGTATGTTGAAGGAAGGTTGTCAACCGAATCAGATGACGTATTTGCATATTTTGTTGGCtcatgagaagaaagaagaattggaagagtgttttgaacttgtaaaGGAGATGAAGAAGATTGGGATTGCTCCTGATCTTAGTACTTATAACACTTTGATTCGGTTAGCGTGTAAGTTGGGGGAGATAGATGAGAGTGTTCGAGCTTGGAATGAAATGGAGGCGAATGGGCTTAGTCCAGGACTTGATAGTTTCACTATAATGATTCATGGGTTTATAAGTCAAAATTGTTTGGTTGAAGCTTGTGGCTATTTCAAAGAGATGGTTGGAAGAGGACTTTTTTCTTCTCCTCATTATGGGACCCTGAAAGAGCTTCTGAATCCTTTACTGAGAGCACAGAAGATTGAAATGGCAAAGGATATTTGGAGTTGTATTTTGGGTAAAGGGTGTGATCTTAATGTACCTGCGTGGACTATTTGGATACATGCTTTGTTTGTAAATGGGAATGTGAAGGAAGCTTGTTCGTACTGTTTAGATATGATGGACACTGGTGTTATGCCACAACCAGACACCTTTGCGAAGCTTATACGAGGTTTGAACAAACTATACAACAGAGAGATTGCTGCAGAGATCACCCAGAAGGTTAGGAAAATGGCTGAAGATAGAGGGATGACTTTCAAGATGTATAAGAGAAGGGGGGAGAGAGATTTGAAAGAAAAGCTGAAGGCCAAAACTGATGGTGATGGAAGGAAAAGGAGGGCACGGAAACGTCAGTGGGGTCCTCGTCAAGGTCGACCTCAAGCTGGTGTTCTTTAA